The Funiculus sociatus GB2-C1 genome includes a window with the following:
- a CDS encoding efflux RND transporter permease subunit: MSGFSISAIAIRRHIGTLMLTITTLVLGVFFLSQLQVDLLPSITYPRIGVRLEAPGISPEVAVDEITKPLEETLSATEGVVQVYSQTREGQVSLDLYFEPGGNIDQALNDATAAFNRGRSRLPSTIEDARLFKVDPSQLPVYEVALQSSSLGDAELRVLADEELSRELGVVDGVAAVDVAGGVEEQVRVQIDLNRLQALGVSLVDVLNALGDRNQDVSGGRLQGADSEPLTRTVGRFQNAQEISNLSFEVGSPTPSAVGAQSPALLPQSRVYLRDFAEVIDGTEDQRVFVYLNGQPAVKLSIQKQPDANTIEVVDGVKKRIEELRQAGVIPEDMKLLATLDESKFISNSISNVTSSGLLGAGLAAVAVMLFLGSARQTLIIIIAIPLATIAAIILMQLFGLSINIFSLGGLALGVGIVVDNSIVMMETIAEGAGMIPGQDSKARMNSQQVIDQAERSGREVESALIASTTTNLVSVLPFLLIGGFFSLLFNELILTISFSVAASLLVALTVVPALSSRLLAIQWSSGLGKFWPLREFNRRFEAATGSYTRFLTGVVRYRLLVIAAIILLFGGSSLWMVGQIPQEILPRINTGQANLFAQFPPGTSVETNRKVMALVDEILVKQPESDYVFSTAGGSLFGSNTNANPLRASSSITLKSGTDVEKFVEKVNQELNKLNLAGIRLRLNPGQVRGIILSNSPVRGADVDIILQGNDEQRLQQAGRQALQALDEQVKSATFRPDADSRQPEVQIRPDWERAEELGLTTQDIGQTIQTAIEGSVPTQLQRGDRLVDVRVQFNEQSVQRGSQLAQIPLFVNNNSLVRLGDVATISEGQAPGEVQRINQRQVFIIAGSLSEGANLSDALTEVDEVLGNLRLPEGVSVIPSSTAETNQQLQNSLTILGGLAAFLVFVVMAVQYNSLIDPLVIMLTVPLALAGGILGLYITQTPIGATVLVGAVLLVGIVVNNAIIMVELANQIHEQEGIDRQAAILKAAPMRLRAIMMTTITTVLGLFPLALGIGEGSEFLQPLGVVVFSGLSLATLLTLFIIPCFYVLLHQFPSVKLPRFSFKKKSRKAFRGKEQPSPSQSKKEQIKLK, from the coding sequence ATGTCTGGATTTAGCATAAGCGCGATCGCCATCCGCCGTCACATCGGCACACTCATGCTCACCATCACTACGTTGGTGCTGGGAGTCTTCTTTCTCTCCCAACTGCAAGTTGATTTGTTGCCGTCTATCACCTATCCCCGGATTGGCGTGCGGCTAGAAGCCCCTGGAATCTCTCCAGAGGTAGCAGTTGACGAAATCACTAAGCCGCTAGAAGAAACTTTGAGCGCCACAGAAGGAGTGGTGCAAGTTTACTCCCAAACCCGCGAAGGGCAGGTAAGTTTAGACTTGTACTTTGAACCGGGTGGCAACATTGACCAGGCGCTAAACGATGCCACGGCTGCCTTTAACCGAGGTCGTAGTAGACTCCCCAGTACCATCGAAGATGCCCGCTTATTTAAAGTTGACCCCTCCCAGCTGCCCGTTTACGAAGTGGCGCTGCAATCTTCTTCGCTGGGGGATGCGGAGTTGCGAGTCCTTGCTGATGAAGAATTATCCCGCGAACTCGGTGTAGTTGATGGTGTCGCCGCTGTCGATGTTGCGGGTGGAGTGGAAGAACAAGTCCGGGTGCAAATTGACCTGAATCGCCTACAGGCGCTGGGGGTGAGTTTGGTAGATGTGTTGAATGCTTTAGGCGATCGCAACCAGGATGTCTCTGGCGGTCGCTTGCAAGGGGCTGACTCCGAACCGCTAACCCGCACCGTCGGACGCTTTCAGAATGCCCAAGAAATTAGCAATCTCTCCTTTGAAGTTGGTTCCCCAACCCCCAGCGCAGTAGGAGCGCAAAGCCCCGCACTTTTACCGCAATCTCGCGTTTATCTAAGAGATTTTGCCGAAGTCATTGATGGCACAGAAGACCAGCGGGTATTTGTCTATCTGAATGGGCAACCAGCGGTAAAACTCAGCATCCAAAAGCAACCGGATGCCAATACTATCGAGGTTGTGGATGGAGTTAAAAAACGGATAGAAGAACTGCGCCAAGCTGGGGTAATTCCCGAAGACATGAAACTGTTGGCAACGCTGGATGAATCGAAATTTATCAGCAATTCGATCTCCAACGTGACCAGTTCCGGATTGCTGGGTGCAGGGTTGGCAGCGGTGGCGGTGATGCTATTTCTAGGTAGCGCCCGTCAAACTTTAATTATTATCATCGCCATTCCCCTAGCGACCATCGCGGCGATTATCTTAATGCAGCTATTTGGACTCTCCATCAACATTTTCAGCTTAGGTGGTTTGGCACTGGGTGTGGGGATTGTTGTAGACAACTCTATCGTAATGATGGAGACAATTGCCGAAGGTGCTGGCATGATTCCGGGTCAGGATAGCAAAGCCCGCATGAATAGCCAGCAAGTAATCGATCAAGCAGAACGCAGTGGTCGCGAGGTGGAATCGGCGCTAATTGCCTCTACCACTACTAACTTGGTGTCTGTGCTGCCGTTTTTGCTGATTGGTGGCTTTTTCTCCCTGCTATTTAATGAATTAATTCTTACCATTAGTTTTTCTGTAGCTGCCTCTCTATTGGTGGCGCTGACAGTTGTGCCAGCACTCAGTTCCCGATTGTTGGCAATCCAGTGGTCAAGTGGCCTAGGTAAGTTTTGGCCTTTGCGGGAATTTAACCGCCGATTTGAGGCAGCGACTGGCAGCTATACCCGCTTTCTAACTGGAGTAGTGCGTTATCGGTTGTTAGTCATCGCCGCTATTATTCTGCTTTTCGGCGGCAGTAGTTTGTGGATGGTCGGTCAAATTCCTCAAGAAATTCTGCCTCGGATTAATACAGGTCAAGCAAATTTGTTTGCCCAGTTTCCTCCCGGAACTAGCGTGGAAACTAACCGCAAAGTGATGGCACTGGTGGACGAAATTCTGGTTAAACAGCCGGAAAGCGATTATGTATTTAGCACAGCCGGAGGTTCTCTGTTCGGCAGCAACACCAATGCCAATCCCCTACGAGCTTCCAGCTCAATTACTCTCAAATCAGGTACAGATGTCGAGAAGTTTGTTGAGAAAGTCAATCAGGAGTTAAACAAGCTTAATTTGGCGGGGATTCGTCTGAGACTGAATCCCGGTCAGGTACGAGGAATTATTTTAAGTAACTCGCCAGTGCGGGGGGCGGATGTGGATATCATCCTCCAAGGAAACGATGAGCAGCGGTTGCAACAAGCGGGGCGGCAAGCGCTGCAAGCCTTGGATGAGCAGGTAAAAAGTGCAACTTTCCGACCTGATGCTGACTCTCGACAACCAGAAGTGCAGATTCGACCGGATTGGGAGCGTGCAGAGGAGTTGGGGTTGACAACGCAAGACATTGGGCAAACGATCCAGACGGCAATCGAGGGGTCAGTCCCGACTCAGTTGCAAAGAGGCGATCGCTTAGTTGATGTCCGCGTTCAATTCAATGAACAATCCGTGCAACGCGGTTCGCAGCTTGCACAGATTCCCTTATTTGTCAACAACAACAGCTTAGTCCGTTTGGGTGATGTCGCTACCATTTCCGAAGGTCAAGCCCCCGGTGAAGTTCAGCGGATTAACCAACGACAGGTTTTTATCATTGCGGGTAGTCTGAGTGAAGGAGCTAACCTTAGCGATGCCTTGACAGAGGTAGACGAGGTACTGGGGAATTTGCGATTACCCGAAGGCGTGAGCGTGATTCCCAGTTCGACAGCGGAAACGAATCAGCAGTTGCAAAACTCCTTGACAATTTTAGGAGGTTTAGCTGCTTTCTTGGTTTTCGTCGTCATGGCGGTGCAATACAACTCCTTAATTGACCCCTTGGTAATTATGCTCACGGTGCCGCTGGCTTTAGCGGGGGGCATTTTGGGGCTTTATATCACCCAAACCCCTATCGGTGCTACGGTGCTAGTCGGTGCGGTACTGCTGGTGGGGATTGTGGTGAACAACGCCATCATCATGGTCGAGTTGGCTAACCAGATTCACGAACAAGAAGGCATCGACCGACAAGCGGCGATTTTAAAAGCGGCTCCCATGCGCCTGAGAGCGATTATGATGACCACCATCACCACGGTTCTCGGCTTGTTTCCGTTGGCGCTGGGAATCGGGGAAGGCTCAGAATTTCTGCAACCGCTAGGCGTTGTGGTGTTTTCCGGTCTATCGCTGGCGACACTGCTAACGTTGTTTATTATTCCCTGCTTCTACGTGCTGCTGCACCAGTTCCCATCTGTGAAATTGCCGCGATTTAGTTTTAAAAAGAAATCTCGCAAGGCTTTTCGAGGCAAGGAACAGCCAAGTCCTTCACAAAGCAAAAAGGAACAGATAAAACTTAAATAA
- a CDS encoding DUF4079 domain-containing protein yields MSLEIPVSIKPWLNFIHPALMWVLLGVSVYALYLGVKLRKTRYAEGEAKKELIKGRYNVRHYQVGSVLLGLMVIGTLIGMGATYINNEKLFFGPHLLAGLGMTGMIAVSASLSPYMQKGHDWARYTHIVLNSALLALFAWQAFSGVEILQRIISKM; encoded by the coding sequence ATGAGCTTGGAGATCCCCGTCTCGATTAAACCCTGGCTTAATTTCATTCACCCGGCTTTAATGTGGGTGCTGCTAGGTGTATCCGTCTATGCCCTGTATTTAGGCGTTAAACTCCGAAAAACTAGATATGCTGAAGGGGAAGCCAAGAAAGAGCTGATCAAAGGCAGATATAATGTCCGGCACTATCAGGTAGGTTCAGTGCTTTTGGGGTTGATGGTAATCGGTACGCTTATCGGTATGGGCGCTACTTACATCAACAATGAAAAACTGTTTTTTGGACCTCACCTTCTAGCTGGGTTAGGCATGACAGGTATGATTGCGGTTTCAGCTTCCCTGTCTCCCTATATGCAAAAGGGTCACGATTGGGCACGTTACACTCACATTGTGTTGAATTCTGCTCTCTTAGCGCTGTTTGCCTGGCAAGCTTTCAGTGGTGTGGAAATTTTGCAAAGGATTATTAGCAAGATGTAA
- a CDS encoding DUF1997 domain-containing protein, with the protein MQSQFVDSQAIEIQSAMCNLEPSFMELDNLVVEADSTIEPTRFHTRFEDSMELYTDAHTVAKYLDTHQGWFCRCAHPMAAQPLGENGYSLVIGRFGAFGYEVEPKIGLELLPQDRGVYRIQTIQIPDYVAPGYEVDYKAVMELVEVPTDGLTITRVQWQLDLTVYLRFPKFIYKLPKSAIQNTGDRLLAQIVRQVSRRLTHKVQEDFHTTLGLPLPKKARKKG; encoded by the coding sequence ATGCAGTCACAATTTGTTGATAGTCAAGCGATTGAGATTCAGTCAGCAATGTGCAATCTAGAACCAAGTTTCATGGAGTTAGACAATTTAGTTGTAGAAGCTGACAGTACGATTGAGCCAACGCGGTTTCACACTCGCTTTGAAGACAGCATGGAACTGTATACCGATGCTCACACAGTAGCTAAGTATCTGGATACTCACCAAGGTTGGTTCTGTCGCTGCGCCCACCCGATGGCAGCCCAACCGCTGGGAGAAAACGGCTATTCGCTAGTAATAGGGCGTTTTGGGGCTTTTGGCTATGAGGTAGAGCCAAAAATCGGCTTAGAACTGCTACCCCAGGATCGCGGCGTTTATCGTATCCAAACGATACAGATTCCAGATTACGTGGCTCCGGGCTATGAGGTTGACTATAAAGCGGTGATGGAATTGGTGGAAGTACCGACAGATGGGTTGACCATCACCCGCGTTCAGTGGCAGCTGGATTTAACAGTTTACCTGCGGTTTCCCAAGTTTATTTACAAGTTGCCCAAGTCTGCGATCCAGAATACAGGCGATCGCTTACTCGCGCAAATCGTCCGCCAAGTTTCCCGCCGTCTCACCCACAAAGTGCAGGAAGACTTTCACACCACTCTCGGCTTACCCTTACCGAAAAAAGCGAGAAAAAAGGGCTAA
- a CDS encoding SDR family oxidoreductase, translating to MKAFVAGATGETGRRIVQELVKRNIPVRALVRNMEKARGILPDAAELVVGDVLKPETLSVALGDSTVVLCATGAAPGFDPTAPYKVDYEGTKNLVDAAKAKGIEQFVLVSSIGASQFFHPLNLFWLILVWKKQAEEYIQKSGLTYTIVRPGGLKNEDSSDSVVMYNADTLSLSGSIPRQKVAQTCVEALFQPAAQNKIVEVIAKPEASPKSWEQLFAEVA from the coding sequence ATGAAAGCATTTGTAGCAGGGGCAACGGGAGAAACTGGTCGCCGGATTGTACAAGAACTGGTGAAGCGAAATATACCTGTTCGGGCGTTAGTACGGAACATGGAAAAAGCTAGGGGAATTCTCCCAGATGCGGCGGAATTAGTAGTTGGAGATGTGTTGAAGCCAGAAACTCTCAGTGTTGCTTTGGGTGATAGTACGGTAGTGTTATGTGCTACTGGTGCCGCACCAGGTTTTGACCCGACTGCACCGTACAAGGTAGACTACGAAGGCACAAAAAATTTAGTAGATGCAGCCAAAGCTAAGGGAATTGAGCAATTTGTACTGGTTTCTTCAATTGGTGCTTCTCAATTTTTCCATCCGCTGAACCTTTTCTGGCTGATTCTCGTCTGGAAGAAGCAAGCTGAGGAGTATATTCAGAAAAGCGGTTTGACTTACACAATTGTGCGTCCAGGGGGTCTGAAGAATGAAGACAGCTCAGACTCGGTGGTAATGTATAACGCAGATACCCTGTCTTTGAGTGGCAGCATTCCCCGTCAGAAAGTGGCGCAGACGTGTGTGGAAGCACTATTTCAACCAGCGGCTCAAAACAAAATTGTGGAAGTCATTGCTAAGCCGGAAGCTTCTCCAAAAAGCTGGGAGCAACTTTTTGCTGAGGTAGCATGA
- a CDS encoding glycoside hydrolase family 24 protein has product MIETSPKKQRTAAIAGIIGLLCLLFYIRACEKPLSRLVLDPSGGADGTQPLVMQGGDPYIRALMRTISASEANVAHPYSVIYGGDRVSDLSNHPQQCVTIVNGPNMGNCSTAAGRYQMINTTWFEKAKRYHPHPFEFMFWQSYSFEAEFQDAVVYAWLSDAGAWGVNISELLRQGKINQVLRRLSGTWTSLGYGIENNSMSSKLPRIYQQMLKEELKASG; this is encoded by the coding sequence ATGATTGAGACGTCACCTAAAAAGCAGAGAACCGCTGCGATCGCTGGCATCATTGGATTGCTATGCTTGCTCTTTTACATAAGGGCTTGCGAAAAACCGCTATCGCGCCTAGTATTAGACCCATCTGGAGGGGCGGACGGGACACAGCCGCTGGTGATGCAGGGAGGCGATCCTTATATTCGCGCTTTGATGCGGACAATTTCTGCTAGCGAAGCAAACGTGGCTCATCCTTACTCAGTGATCTACGGTGGCGATCGCGTCAGCGACCTCAGCAATCACCCTCAGCAGTGCGTCACCATTGTTAATGGCCCAAATATGGGAAATTGCTCAACTGCGGCGGGACGCTATCAGATGATCAACACGACTTGGTTTGAGAAGGCTAAACGCTATCATCCACATCCGTTTGAGTTTATGTTTTGGCAGTCTTATAGCTTTGAGGCGGAATTTCAGGATGCGGTGGTTTATGCTTGGTTGAGCGACGCAGGTGCTTGGGGCGTTAACATTTCAGAGTTACTGCGGCAAGGTAAGATAAATCAGGTTTTGCGGCGGCTTTCTGGCACTTGGACAAGTTTGGGGTATGGAATAGAAAACAATTCCATGAGTAGCAAGTTGCCGAGGATTTATCAGCAAATGCTGAAAGAGGAACTAAAAGCCTCTGGGTGA
- the gloA2 gene encoding SMU1112c/YaeR family gloxylase I-like metalloprotein — METTGIHHVAIICSDYEKSKQFYVEVLGFFVIKETFREERNSYKLDLGVGSSAQIELFSFPNPPQRMSRPEACGLRHLAFVVENIDKSVCYLKSKDIQVEDIRIDEITGKRFTFFSDPDGLPLEIYEN, encoded by the coding sequence ATGGAAACTACCGGAATTCATCACGTCGCCATAATTTGCTCTGACTATGAAAAATCAAAACAATTTTATGTAGAAGTTTTAGGCTTTTTCGTTATAAAAGAAACATTTAGAGAAGAAAGAAATTCTTATAAATTAGATTTGGGAGTTGGTAGTAGCGCTCAAATAGAATTATTCTCGTTTCCTAATCCGCCTCAAAGAATGAGCCGCCCGGAAGCTTGCGGATTGAGGCATTTAGCTTTTGTAGTCGAAAATATAGATAAATCAGTTTGCTATTTAAAATCTAAAGATATACAAGTAGAAGATATTAGAATCGATGAAATTACTGGCAAGCGGTTTACTTTCTTTAGCGATCCAGATGGATTACCTTTAGAGATTTATGAGAACTAG
- the menH gene encoding 2-succinyl-6-hydroxy-2,4-cyclohexadiene-1-carboxylate synthase, with amino-acid sequence MNFDNYQFHYSFSGSADKPLILFLHGFLGDVNEFNQAISLLSDQFYCLSVDLPGHGKTRIIGENNCYTMANTAHALIKLLDSLNIEKCFLVGYSMGGRLALYLTLNFPKYFHKVVLESASPGLKSEPERWERSQRDFEITHQLETTIFTSFLSNWYSQPLFASLKKHPEFERLVEYRLQNNPIELAKSLRNLSSGCQPSLWDKLKENKTPLLLLVGEYDKKFININSEMASLCESAKLNIIKACGHNVHFENLNDFVKNVRLFLS; translated from the coding sequence ATGAATTTTGACAATTATCAATTTCATTATTCTTTCAGTGGTAGCGCCGATAAGCCACTAATTCTTTTTTTGCATGGCTTTTTGGGAGATGTCAATGAATTTAATCAAGCTATATCCTTATTATCTGACCAATTTTATTGTCTGTCCGTTGACCTTCCCGGTCATGGGAAAACTAGAATTATCGGTGAAAATAATTGCTACACAATGGCAAACACTGCCCACGCATTAATCAAACTACTAGATAGTTTAAACATTGAAAAATGTTTTTTAGTAGGTTATTCGATGGGTGGACGTTTAGCTTTGTATCTAACTCTTAATTTCCCTAAGTATTTTCATAAAGTTGTACTGGAATCCGCATCTCCAGGCTTGAAGAGTGAACCCGAACGATGGGAAAGAAGTCAACGGGATTTTGAAATAACCCATCAATTAGAAACAACGATTTTTACATCTTTTCTATCAAACTGGTATAGTCAACCGCTTTTTGCTTCTCTTAAAAAACACCCAGAATTTGAGCGTCTTGTAGAGTATCGTTTACAAAATAATCCAATAGAGTTGGCTAAGTCATTGCGTAATTTAAGTAGTGGATGTCAGCCTTCTTTATGGGATAAGTTAAAAGAGAATAAAACGCCTCTGCTTTTGCTGGTTGGGGAATATGACAAGAAATTTATTAATATTAATTCGGAAATGGCTAGTCTATGTGAATCAGCGAAGCTGAACATTATTAAAGCTTGTGGACATAATGTTCATTTTGAAAATCTGAATGACTTCGTTAAAAATGTTAGACTCTTTTTAAGTTAA